A stretch of the Actinomyces faecalis genome encodes the following:
- a CDS encoding RecB family exonuclease: MSQPPTDQPDQVHDADAPVRPTGPGASAPRTRVRRAALSPSRAKDFMQCPLMFRLRTVDHLPEPGTLATHKGTLVHAVLERLYDLPASQRTVEAAVEMLPGQWQAHQDKSPEVMELFESPDAVAPWLEEARALVRTYFTMENPTRLEPAERELFVQTETRSGLLLRGFVDRLDVAADGAMRVVDYKTGKSPSPRFQHDALFQMRFYGLVLWRLRGQAPRRLQLVYLKDGRVLTHDPVLGELDAMETRLDHLWDEVEDCAEQGEFSPRRSRLCDWCAFQSACPLFGGTTPPLPSQGLAQLLTARRRVQA, from the coding sequence GTGAGCCAGCCACCCACCGACCAGCCTGACCAGGTGCACGACGCCGACGCCCCTGTCCGTCCGACCGGACCTGGGGCCAGCGCGCCGCGGACACGCGTCCGCCGCGCGGCGCTGTCACCGTCGAGGGCCAAGGACTTCATGCAGTGCCCTCTCATGTTCCGCCTGCGCACGGTGGACCATCTGCCTGAGCCCGGGACCCTGGCCACCCACAAGGGCACGCTGGTCCACGCCGTCCTGGAGAGGCTCTACGACCTGCCAGCATCCCAGCGAACCGTTGAGGCAGCCGTGGAGATGCTGCCCGGGCAGTGGCAGGCCCACCAGGACAAGAGCCCCGAGGTCATGGAGCTGTTCGAGTCGCCCGATGCCGTGGCACCGTGGCTGGAGGAGGCCCGCGCGCTGGTGCGCACCTACTTCACGATGGAGAACCCCACGCGGCTGGAGCCGGCTGAGCGTGAGCTCTTCGTCCAGACCGAGACCCGTTCCGGCCTGCTGCTGCGTGGGTTCGTCGACCGCCTCGACGTCGCCGCTGACGGCGCGATGCGTGTGGTCGACTACAAGACCGGGAAGTCGCCCTCTCCGCGGTTCCAGCACGACGCGCTGTTCCAGATGCGCTTCTACGGGCTGGTGCTCTGGCGTCTGCGAGGTCAGGCTCCCCGCCGCCTGCAGCTGGTCTATCTCAAGGACGGTCGGGTCCTGACCCACGACCCGGTCCTGGGCGAGCTGGACGCTATGGAGACGCGCCTGGACCACCTGTGGGACGAGGTCGAGGACTGCGCGGAGCAGGGAGAGTTCAGTCCACGACGCTCACGCCTGTGCGACTGGTGCGCCTTCCAGTCAGCCTGTCCCTTGTTCGGAGGGACGACCCCGCCCCTGCCGAGCCAGGGCCTGGCTCAGCTGCTGACGGCGCGCCGCAGGGTCCAGGCCTGA
- a CDS encoding site-2 protease family protein, producing the protein MSAASRRTGQGLVLGRVGGAPVVVAPTSVLLGLLIAGTWLPAVSRSMSGYHLLAVLGVVAATVLGVALSVLLHELAHGLSGTVLGRRPVRYELYLWGGRTTFGPASTAQGWRPWKDVVTSVAGPAVNLVLWGAGRWLLTTVWLPYPLSILVWALTWVNLALAVFNILPALPLDGGHAVAALIAQVTGRPRTGQVVAAWGGLVVVAGIAWQWLVRPLVLDGQRPDGFSLVLAVMVAWPLAQTSWTLLGLGRGSRAAARLDLRPLVRPVQALPASTPLARVRDALDDGVGLVVVVDGPRLLGTIDAAGLATLRGVDESSASAGAVCTVLPPAAVTGATAGPAAAQALARAREVSRWLVLVEAGTLLGAVPTGAR; encoded by the coding sequence ATGTCTGCTGCTTCTCGTCGCACCGGTCAGGGCCTAGTCCTTGGACGGGTCGGTGGTGCGCCCGTCGTGGTCGCCCCGACCTCCGTCCTCCTCGGCCTGCTGATCGCCGGTACCTGGCTGCCCGCGGTCTCGCGCTCGATGAGCGGCTACCACCTGCTCGCGGTCCTGGGCGTGGTGGCCGCTACCGTGCTCGGCGTGGCGCTGTCAGTGCTTCTTCACGAGCTGGCCCACGGCCTGAGCGGTACCGTGCTGGGACGCCGGCCCGTGCGCTACGAGCTCTACCTGTGGGGCGGGCGCACGACCTTCGGACCAGCGTCGACGGCACAGGGATGGCGCCCGTGGAAGGACGTGGTGACCTCCGTCGCAGGTCCCGCGGTCAACCTCGTGCTGTGGGGTGCAGGCCGCTGGCTGCTGACCACGGTGTGGCTGCCCTACCCCCTCTCCATCCTCGTGTGGGCGCTGACGTGGGTGAACCTCGCCCTCGCGGTCTTCAACATCCTGCCCGCGCTCCCGCTGGACGGCGGGCACGCGGTGGCCGCGCTCATCGCGCAGGTCACGGGCAGGCCGCGTACCGGCCAGGTCGTCGCGGCCTGGGGCGGTCTCGTTGTCGTGGCCGGTATCGCCTGGCAGTGGCTGGTGCGCCCGCTGGTGCTGGATGGTCAGCGCCCTGACGGCTTCTCCCTGGTCCTGGCTGTCATGGTGGCCTGGCCCCTGGCCCAGACGAGCTGGACCCTGCTCGGCCTGGGACGAGGCTCGCGTGCTGCGGCTCGGCTGGACCTGCGCCCGCTGGTACGCCCGGTCCAGGCCCTGCCCGCCTCCACGCCACTGGCCCGGGTGCGTGACGCGCTGGACGACGGCGTCGGCCTGGTCGTCGTGGTCGACGGCCCGAGGCTCCTGGGAACCATCGACGCGGCGGGCCTGGCCACGCTGCGCGGAGTGGACGAGTCGAGCGCGAGCGCTGGGGCCGTGTGCACCGTGCTTCCGCCGGCCGCTGTCACCGGTGCCACGGCCGGCCCGGCGGCGGCCCAGGCCCTGGCCCGTGCACGAGAGGTCTCGCGCTGGCTCGTCCTGGTCGAGGCGGGCACGCTGCTCGGGGCGGTGCCCACCGGCGCCCGGTAG